A part of Desulfofalx alkaliphila DSM 12257 genomic DNA contains:
- a CDS encoding 4Fe-4S dicluster domain-containing protein, whose amino-acid sequence MEFKPRTLELQKATWTVFPGLCKGCGLCIEKCPKKCIAWSKVLGVYGTPSVESTDECIGCGICQMVCPDTAINVVRKKKDSQNSKSAVAE is encoded by the coding sequence ATAGAATTTAAACCCCGCACCCTTGAACTCCAAAAGGCAACATGGACTGTTTTTCCCGGACTGTGTAAGGGCTGTGGTTTGTGTATCGAAAAATGTCCCAAAAAATGCATTGCCTGGTCTAAAGTATTGGGCGTTTACGGCACTCCCTCAGTGGAGTCCACTGACGAGTGTATCGGCTGTGGCATTTGTCAAATGGTTTGTCCGGACACCGCCATTAATGTGGTGCGGAAAAAGAAAGACTCCCAAAACAGTAAGTCGGCAGTGGCCGAGTAA
- the holB gene encoding DNA polymerase III subunit delta', with amino-acid sequence MGSLGKVISFDEIIGHKEALDTLLKALRLQRVAHAYLFMGPAGLGKTTTAMAFAASLLCERAPDGSFCGSCRSCRQIEGGNNPDLQVVEPSGATIKLEQVKQLQRNINYKSYQGGRQVYLIKQCDTMTAEAANSLLKTLEDPPGNAVFILITSRPYGILPTISSRCQNLWFYPLAKDLVMAGLKRYSHVQGDRAAVIAAMAGGSIGRALELVDEEVYLTRERMLAVFEKIRDGDLVQLLGESASLSGDRDAALGWLQLLQLWFRDLLVWQQTKDKSLIINIDLEDQVDKYAGEYSTDQLMDMLKDIERARSRLEAKGNGRLVLDALLLRLADIPEAKGG; translated from the coding sequence ATGGGAAGCTTAGGGAAAGTGATTAGCTTTGATGAAATAATAGGCCATAAAGAGGCCCTTGACACCCTGTTAAAGGCCTTAAGGCTGCAGAGGGTTGCCCATGCCTATCTCTTTATGGGGCCTGCCGGCCTCGGGAAGACCACCACAGCCATGGCATTTGCTGCGTCCCTTTTATGTGAGCGGGCCCCGGACGGCAGTTTTTGTGGCAGCTGTAGAAGCTGCCGCCAAATAGAGGGGGGAAATAACCCCGACTTACAGGTGGTGGAGCCCTCAGGGGCCACAATAAAGCTTGAACAGGTAAAGCAGCTACAAAGGAACATAAACTACAAGTCTTACCAGGGCGGACGTCAGGTGTATTTAATTAAGCAGTGTGACACCATGACAGCGGAGGCCGCCAATTCTTTGCTTAAAACCCTGGAAGACCCCCCCGGCAATGCAGTCTTTATACTAATTACCTCTCGACCCTATGGAATACTACCCACCATTTCATCCCGCTGCCAAAACCTATGGTTTTACCCCTTGGCAAAGGACCTGGTAATGGCAGGTTTAAAACGCTACTCCCATGTTCAAGGGGACAGGGCGGCGGTAATAGCGGCCATGGCCGGCGGCAGCATAGGCAGGGCCCTTGAACTGGTGGATGAAGAGGTATATCTGACTAGAGAGCGGATGCTGGCGGTTTTTGAAAAAATAAGGGACGGGGACCTTGTGCAGCTGCTGGGGGAATCTGCAAGTCTTTCCGGCGACAGGGATGCGGCCCTGGGCTGGCTGCAGCTGTTACAATTATGGTTTCGGGACTTGCTTGTCTGGCAACAAACCAAGGACAAGTCTTTGATTATTAATATCGACCTTGAAGATCAAGTGGACAAATACGCAGGTGAGTATAGTACAGATCAATTAATGGATATGCTGAAGGATATAGAAAGGGCACGCTCCCGGTTAGAGGCCAAAGGGAACGGCAGGTTGGTGCTTGATGCTTTGCTGCTGAGGCTGGCTGATATACCGGAAGCAAAGGGAGGGTAA
- the tmk gene encoding dTMP kinase, whose product MSGKLIVFEGIDGAGKSTQLSMLYQYLQQRGYNLMTTREPGGTPVGEEVRSILLNPLHGDLQHRAEAFLYAAARSQLVYQVIKPALREGKIVLCDRFVDSTMAYQGYGRGISRNFLQQINDLATGGLQADLVLVFDLPVEESFKRVNKRSTGDRLEQETHSFFQRVREGYLEIARQQCHNHLVMDASLSVEELQRQVRTVVDNFIDGKLRESD is encoded by the coding sequence ATGTCAGGAAAACTAATTGTTTTTGAAGGTATTGACGGGGCGGGAAAGAGCACCCAACTGTCTATGCTTTATCAATACCTGCAGCAAAGGGGTTATAATCTCATGACCACCAGGGAGCCGGGGGGCACTCCGGTGGGTGAAGAGGTGAGAAGTATTCTGCTCAATCCCCTCCATGGCGACCTGCAGCATCGTGCCGAGGCTTTTTTGTATGCCGCTGCCCGCTCCCAATTGGTTTACCAGGTAATTAAACCGGCCCTAAGGGAGGGGAAGATAGTATTATGCGATCGCTTTGTGGACTCAACAATGGCTTACCAGGGATATGGCAGGGGTATTTCCCGCAATTTTTTGCAGCAAATTAATGATTTAGCCACCGGGGGCTTACAGGCGGATTTGGTCTTGGTTTTTGATTTGCCGGTGGAAGAGAGTTTTAAGAGGGTAAATAAACGCAGCACCGGCGACAGGCTGGAGCAAGAGACCCACTCCTTTTTTCAGCGGGTACGGGAGGGGTATTTAGAAATAGCCAGGCAGCAATGTCACAATCATCTTGTAATGGACGCCTCCCTGTCGGTGGAAGAGCTACAGCGGCAGGTGAGAACGGTGGTGGACAATTTTATTGATGGGAAGCTTAGGGAAAGTGATTAG
- a CDS encoding PSP1 domain-containing protein translates to MAYKVVGIRFKKAGKIYFFDPDGLELQIGDHAIVETTRGIEYGQVVAGPGEVEEDEVVAPLKKVLRKATEEDKAQLSLNKEKEKVAYQVGLEKIAAHGLPMKLISVEQTFDGNKIIFYFTADGRIDFRELVKDLAAVFRTRIELRQIGVRDEAKMVGGLGCCGRELCCASWLADFAPVSIRMAKDQNLSLNPTKISGICGRLMCCLKYENDVYEEAKEHFPEVGTLVNTAEGDGRVVGFNIFKKTVTVEIKENKHIFEFPVGDVVIKKIKGENSGASTRTDS, encoded by the coding sequence TTGGCTTATAAGGTGGTTGGTATTCGTTTTAAAAAAGCCGGCAAAATATATTTTTTTGATCCCGATGGCCTGGAGCTGCAAATAGGGGACCATGCCATTGTGGAAACCACCCGGGGGATTGAATATGGTCAAGTGGTGGCCGGCCCCGGTGAGGTGGAAGAGGATGAGGTGGTGGCGCCCTTAAAGAAGGTGCTGCGCAAGGCTACAGAGGAGGACAAGGCACAGCTGTCTTTAAATAAAGAAAAGGAAAAGGTCGCCTATCAGGTGGGTTTGGAAAAAATTGCTGCCCATGGGCTGCCCATGAAGCTGATCTCGGTGGAGCAGACCTTTGACGGCAACAAAATTATTTTTTATTTTACCGCCGACGGCCGTATTGATTTTAGGGAACTGGTGAAGGACCTGGCAGCGGTTTTTCGCACCAGGATAGAGTTGAGGCAAATCGGGGTGCGGGACGAAGCTAAAATGGTGGGCGGCCTGGGCTGCTGCGGCAGGGAATTGTGCTGTGCTTCCTGGCTGGCTGATTTTGCTCCCGTTTCAATTCGCATGGCCAAGGATCAAAATCTTTCCTTAAACCCTACAAAAATATCAGGGATTTGCGGGCGGTTGATGTGCTGCTTAAAATATGAAAACGATGTTTACGAGGAAGCCAAGGAACATTTTCCGGAGGTGGGCACCCTTGTTAACACTGCCGAGGGCGATGGTCGGGTGGTCGGTTTTAATATATTTAAAAAGACTGTCACGGTGGAAATAAAAGAAAACAAACATATTTTTGAGTTTCCTGTGGGGGATGTAGTAATAAAGAAGATAAAGGGTGAAAACAGTGGGGCCTCTACCCGGACGGATAGCTAG
- a CDS encoding AbrB/MazE/SpoVT family DNA-binding domain-containing protein, with product MKSTGIVRKVDELGRVVIPIELRRTLGIEEKDALEIYVDNEKIILRKYEPACVFCGNASDVFVFNGKQVCKDCANAMVESTQAM from the coding sequence ATGAAATCCACAGGTATTGTGCGTAAGGTGGACGAGCTCGGCAGGGTTGTTATTCCCATCGAGTTGCGCCGCACCCTAGGAATTGAAGAAAAGGATGCCCTGGAGATTTATGTAGACAACGAGAAAATTATTTTAAGAAAATATGAGCCGGCCTGTGTTTTCTGTGGCAACGCATCGGATGTCTTTGTGTTTAACGGCAAACAAGTCTGCAAAGATTGCGCCAATGCCATGGTTGAAAGCACACAGGCCATGTAA
- a CDS encoding thiamine pyrophosphate-dependent enzyme: protein MSIQPPMPKCWRVETKPHKFCPGCGHGLVLKALGEAIDELGIQDRVVFGCDIGCSLLAWDFFNVDSIQTHHGRTTPVMTGVKRANPDLICVAYMGDGGGYAIGSQHLVNAAARNEKITVLLALNTVYAMTGGQMAPTTMPGQKAETSPYGRDPELTGYPTQGPEMVAAICREGAYVARGTTANLKQLKNYIKKALQNQMDGNGFSFVEALAACPTNWRTNAEKTWNFVEKEMPKYFKVGEKKVPGAEQREGQ from the coding sequence ATGTCCATACAACCCCCTATGCCAAAATGTTGGCGGGTAGAAACAAAACCACATAAGTTTTGCCCGGGATGTGGTCACGGTTTGGTATTAAAAGCATTGGGTGAGGCAATAGATGAACTTGGCATTCAAGACAGAGTAGTTTTTGGCTGTGACATCGGCTGCTCACTGTTGGCTTGGGATTTCTTTAACGTTGACAGCATCCAAACCCACCATGGTAGAACCACTCCGGTGATGACCGGTGTTAAAAGGGCAAATCCTGATTTGATTTGTGTTGCCTACATGGGTGACGGCGGCGGATATGCCATTGGGTCCCAACACCTGGTAAATGCAGCTGCAAGAAACGAGAAGATCACTGTATTGCTTGCCCTGAACACTGTTTATGCAATGACCGGCGGTCAAATGGCCCCCACAACCATGCCCGGTCAAAAGGCTGAAACATCTCCCTATGGGCGTGATCCGGAGTTGACAGGCTACCCCACCCAGGGTCCGGAAATGGTGGCGGCAATTTGCCGGGAAGGAGCATATGTTGCCCGGGGAACCACCGCTAATTTAAAGCAGCTGAAGAACTATATTAAAAAGGCCTTACAAAACCAAATGGACGGAAACGGATTTTCCTTTGTGGAGGCCTTGGCTGCCTGTCCCACCAACTGGCGTACCAACGCTGAAAAAACCTGGAACTTTGTTGAAAAGGAAATGCCCAAATACTTTAAGGTTGGGGAAAAGAAGGTTCCTGGAGCTGAGCAAAGGGAGGGACAGTAA
- a CDS encoding 2-oxoacid:acceptor oxidoreductase family protein: MADVIKIMLAGEGGQGVQSVAEILAEAADNEGKEALYIPNFGVEQRGGVSIAFLQISSERIGAPKFNTADIVVALSDRAIYRTKQYVGEKTVFVYDSGIDIPQEDLPKEAAKLLAIPALEIAKNELHPRVFNVIIMGAVVKATGVVTDKDAKNAIEKKLGYKFEQNPKLRELNYKAIERGMELV, from the coding sequence ATGGCTGATGTAATTAAAATTATGCTGGCCGGCGAAGGCGGTCAGGGTGTTCAATCTGTGGCAGAAATTTTAGCCGAAGCCGCTGACAATGAAGGTAAAGAAGCCTTATATATTCCTAACTTCGGGGTTGAGCAGCGGGGCGGCGTATCCATTGCCTTTTTGCAGATCAGCAGTGAGCGCATCGGTGCCCCTAAGTTTAACACTGCAGACATTGTGGTGGCCCTAAGTGACCGGGCCATTTACCGCACCAAGCAGTATGTGGGCGAAAAAACGGTCTTTGTTTACGATTCGGGCATTGACATTCCCCAGGAGGATCTGCCTAAGGAAGCTGCCAAGTTATTGGCCATACCGGCTTTAGAAATAGCAAAGAACGAACTGCACCCCCGGGTGTTTAACGTAATTATTATGGGCGCCGTGGTTAAAGCCACCGGAGTGGTGACAGATAAAGATGCTAAAAACGCCATTGAAAAGAAACTGGGCTACAAATTTGAACAAAACCCAAAACTGCGTGAACTAAACTATAAAGCCATTGAAAGAGGCATGGAACTGGTTTAA
- a CDS encoding sigma factor G inhibitor Gin, whose protein sequence is MGKKQTCIYCQREWDKNNSGINILGYFICPECEYSIVKTNCREQAYKFYVKGLKKIWRCLEI, encoded by the coding sequence GTGGGTAAAAAACAAACCTGTATATATTGCCAAAGGGAATGGGATAAAAATAACAGCGGCATAAATATCTTAGGATACTTTATCTGCCCGGAATGTGAATACTCAATAGTAAAAACAAATTGCCGGGAGCAGGCATATAAGTTTTACGTTAAGGGCCTTAAGAAAATATGGCGCTGTTTAGAAATTTGA
- a CDS encoding aminotransferase class I/II-fold pyridoxal phosphate-dependent enzyme: MQAFGRRRIMDQGETPLVRALENHRLKNKAAFHIPAHRQGQALPVELLGARQHIFAYDLTEVDGLDDLHNPKGAIARAQQLAAQAFGAEKSYFLVNGSSSGLQALILATCQGEDLVILPRNVHRSVLTGLIYSGARPVYIYPSLVDKFGIPAPITGQELNKCLQEHPKAKAVLTVHPNYYGVAGRLEELVKTAHGFDIPLMVDEAHGGHFPFHRDLPPDGLSCGADAVVQSTHKVAGALTQASMLHLKSDKIEPARVEDCLRMVQSTSPSYILMASLDAARRQMATQGEQMLEQSLQLARQLRDKINELPHCEVLSSSHFKDKGSVFIDKTRLVINVQALGLTGFEVKDILSASYGVQVELADHCNVVAIMGLKACKDDGRRLYEALKDMDKYKSSSRKGGKPLQPPPAQVISSPRRAWMGKSKSIELEKSAGKISADSVAVYPPGIPALCPGELISKDMVEYLVEVRSRKLHIQGSGDTSLRSIRVLDL; encoded by the coding sequence ATGCAAGCTTTTGGGAGAAGAAGAATAATGGACCAAGGGGAAACTCCTTTAGTAAGGGCTTTAGAAAATCATCGTTTGAAAAACAAGGCTGCCTTCCATATACCGGCGCACAGGCAGGGCCAAGCTTTACCTGTGGAATTGCTTGGGGCCCGGCAGCATATTTTTGCCTATGACCTAACGGAAGTAGACGGCTTGGACGACTTACATAACCCCAAGGGTGCCATTGCCCGGGCACAGCAATTGGCTGCCCAGGCCTTTGGGGCAGAAAAAAGTTATTTTTTAGTTAATGGCAGCTCATCGGGCTTACAGGCCCTTATATTGGCCACCTGCCAGGGGGAGGATTTAGTGATCCTGCCCAGAAATGTGCACCGCTCGGTTTTGACCGGACTTATTTACAGCGGTGCCCGTCCTGTATATATCTATCCGTCACTTGTGGACAAGTTTGGCATCCCGGCGCCCATTACCGGGCAAGAACTTAACAAATGCCTGCAAGAACACCCCAAGGCCAAGGCAGTATTGACGGTGCACCCTAACTATTACGGGGTGGCCGGCAGGCTGGAAGAACTGGTAAAAACCGCCCATGGCTTTGACATCCCGCTTATGGTGGATGAAGCCCACGGGGGACATTTTCCTTTTCACCGGGACCTGCCCCCCGACGGCCTGTCTTGCGGGGCAGATGCTGTGGTGCAAAGTACCCACAAGGTGGCCGGTGCCTTAACCCAGGCATCAATGCTGCACCTTAAATCTGATAAAATTGAACCGGCCAGGGTGGAGGACTGCTTGCGCATGGTACAGAGCACCAGCCCATCCTATATATTGATGGCATCCCTGGACGCCGCCCGGCGGCAGATGGCCACCCAGGGGGAACAAATGCTGGAGCAGTCACTGCAGCTTGCCCGGCAATTGAGGGATAAAATAAATGAGCTGCCCCACTGTGAGGTGCTGAGCAGCTCCCACTTTAAAGATAAGGGCAGTGTTTTTATAGACAAGACCAGGCTGGTGATAAATGTACAAGCTTTAGGATTGACCGGATTTGAAGTTAAGGATATTTTATCAGCAAGCTACGGTGTGCAGGTGGAATTGGCGGATCACTGTAATGTGGTGGCCATAATGGGCTTAAAGGCCTGTAAGGATGATGGCCGGCGCCTGTACGAGGCCCTTAAGGATATGGATAAATATAAATCAAGCAGCAGAAAGGGCGGTAAGCCACTGCAGCCGCCCCCTGCCCAGGTGATCAGCTCCCCCCGCAGGGCATGGATGGGTAAAAGTAAAAGTATAGAGCTGGAAAAATCAGCCGGCAAGATCAGTGCAGACAGTGTTGCCGTCTATCCGCCGGGAATTCCGGCACTTTGCCCGGGGGAATTGATTAGCAAGGACATGGTAGAATATTTAGTGGAGGTGCGCAGTAGAAAACTGCACATACAAGGCTCCGGCGATACCAGCTTAAGATCCATTAGAGTGCTGGATCTATAA
- the rsmI gene encoding 16S rRNA (cytidine(1402)-2'-O)-methyltransferase: MAGKSCGTLYLCATPIGNLEDITIRALTVLKECDLIAAEDTRHTRKLLSHYDIHTRLISYHAHNEQRQGERIIDMLLQGQDVAVVSDAGMPGISDPGARLVELALEHGIPAVPVPGASAVIAGLVVSGLPTARFVFEGFLPSNKKGRRRHLEKIRGEQRTMVFYESPHRLLETLRDMCSKFGGDRQIAVARELTKKHEEIYRGSLHLAVSHFEKVPPRGEFTLVVAGSREEDRAESFADLPVVDHVNRLIATGMDKKQAIKEVAKLRGMPKRDVYKAVEQ; encoded by the coding sequence GTGGCCGGTAAATCCTGTGGAACACTGTACCTATGCGCCACTCCCATTGGCAACCTGGAGGATATCACCATTAGGGCCTTGACGGTGTTAAAAGAATGTGACCTAATTGCCGCAGAGGACACCAGGCATACAAGAAAGCTTCTCTCCCATTATGATATTCATACCAGGCTGATCAGTTATCATGCCCACAACGAACAAAGGCAGGGCGAAAGGATAATTGACATGCTCTTGCAGGGGCAAGATGTTGCGGTGGTAAGCGATGCGGGCATGCCCGGTATTTCCGATCCCGGGGCCCGGCTGGTGGAATTGGCCTTAGAGCATGGGATACCGGCGGTGCCTGTTCCCGGGGCCAGTGCTGTGATAGCGGGGCTGGTGGTTTCGGGTTTGCCCACGGCCCGTTTTGTATTTGAAGGTTTTTTGCCCTCTAACAAAAAGGGGCGCAGGCGTCATTTGGAAAAGATAAGGGGCGAACAACGCACCATGGTCTTTTATGAGTCACCGCACCGCCTCTTGGAAACCTTAAGGGACATGTGCAGTAAATTTGGCGGTGACAGACAGATTGCGGTGGCCCGGGAGTTAACTAAAAAGCACGAAGAAATTTACAGGGGAAGCCTGCACTTGGCAGTGAGCCACTTTGAGAAGGTACCCCCCCGGGGGGAATTTACCTTGGTGGTGGCCGGTTCAAGGGAAGAAGACAGGGCAGAATCCTTTGCAGACCTGCCGGTGGTTGATCATGTAAACCGGCTCATTGCCACAGGCATGGATAAAAAACAAGCCATCAAGGAAGTGGCTAAGCTGCGTGGTATGCCGAAAAGGGATGTATATAAGGCGGTGGAACAATAA
- a CDS encoding initiation control protein YabA, with the protein MIKEVLGELEDIKKLVRLLEQENEKLRHELTQAYKHCKREAQRAAETEKTDRDEPTLLRLYNEGFHVCNIKFAQSREEECLFCLGLLRRQDDEVGEK; encoded by the coding sequence ATGATTAAAGAAGTGTTGGGTGAACTGGAAGACATAAAAAAGTTAGTGCGTTTATTGGAGCAGGAAAATGAAAAATTGCGCCATGAATTAACCCAGGCCTATAAACACTGTAAAAGGGAGGCCCAAAGGGCCGCTGAAACAGAGAAGACAGACAGGGATGAGCCCACCTTGCTGCGATTGTATAACGAGGGTTTTCATGTGTGTAACATTAAGTTTGCCCAAAGCAGGGAGGAAGAGTGTCTCTTTTGTTTGGGCCTCCTGCGCAGACAAGATGATGAGGTTGGTGAAAAGTAG